Proteins encoded together in one Pontiella desulfatans window:
- a CDS encoding nucleotidyl transferase AbiEii/AbiGii toxin family protein, translating to MIPRAYITHWKQHAPWISDAQVEQDLVISRALVDIFSDELLADSLAFRGGTALHKLYFAPAPRYSEDIDLVQIRPEPIGAVIDRLREVLNYLEPPKVKQKDRNALNPDFRTTGLSGTCGLSMIQKDAWKWEENEEHSRTSLRPRWRLMPSRA from the coding sequence ATGATTCCGCGTGCCTACATCACGCATTGGAAGCAGCATGCGCCCTGGATCAGCGATGCACAGGTTGAGCAGGATCTCGTCATCTCCCGTGCACTGGTTGATATATTTTCCGATGAGCTGCTGGCGGACTCATTGGCCTTTCGCGGCGGGACGGCGCTACACAAGCTCTATTTTGCTCCCGCACCCCGCTATTCCGAGGATATTGACCTCGTGCAGATCCGTCCCGAACCCATCGGAGCTGTCATTGATCGTTTACGCGAAGTGCTTAACTATTTGGAACCTCCAAAGGTCAAGCAGAAGGATCGAAATGCGCTTAACCCCGATTTTAGGACCACCGGCTTAAGTGGAACCTGCGGCCTTAGCATGATACAAAAGGACGCATGGAAATGGGAAGAAAACGAAGAACATTCACGGACAAGTTTAAGGCCAAGGTGGCGATTGATGCCATCAAGGGCATGA
- a CDS encoding DUF2237 family protein — translation MAKNVLGDPLVACSENPMTGFFRNGKCDTRADDEGMHTICVLMTDEFLAFSKVAGNDLSTPIPEFGFPGLKEGDYWCLCLSRWIQAHDNGVAPQVKLEATHASVLEFIELDTLREYAVRG, via the coding sequence ATGGCTAAGAACGTTTTAGGAGATCCGTTGGTTGCATGTAGTGAAAATCCCATGACCGGCTTTTTCCGAAACGGAAAGTGCGACACCCGGGCGGATGACGAGGGCATGCACACCATCTGCGTCTTGATGACCGATGAATTCCTCGCCTTTAGCAAGGTCGCTGGCAACGATCTTTCAACACCCATTCCCGAGTTTGGTTTTCCGGGGTTGAAAGAGGGGGACTATTGGTGCCTGTGCCTGTCGCGCTGGATTCAGGCGCATGACAATGGGGTCGCACCTCAGGTCAAGCTTGAGGCAACCCATGCCTCCGTCCTCGAATTCATCGAACTGGACACGCTGCGCGAATATGCGGTTCGTGGCTGA
- a CDS encoding uroporphyrinogen decarboxylase family protein translates to MTGKQILLDAIAGKETERPAWLPFVGCHGGYLIGKTATDYLQSAELLVEGLKKAKSLYNPDGLPIMFDLQIEAEILGCNLHWADEVPPAVTSHPLAMGKTIDELPELDASKGRFPIVTVALDTLKKDIGDDTALYGLICGPFTLALHLLGNDIFLDMYDEEDEVIKVITYCAEICKKSADIYLQHGADVIGVVDPMTSQISPDHFEQFVTPAMNAVFDHIREQGGISSIFVCGDVTRNLEVMTQTTADNISVDEQINMTHLRELCEAQGKSFGGNIKLTAVLLLGDEDDAKMETLDIMNKSGNKGFILAPGCDLPYAVPTKNLQAVSAMVHDEYAREAAQTLQAKDADSFDDVELPDYHGARAVVVDVITLDSTSCAPCQYMMEAVQKAADKAMVKVWINEHKIKVREGIGMMVKLGVKNLPTICINGEPTFASIIPDQTTLVKAIEEAALPKMTVEV, encoded by the coding sequence ATGACAGGGAAACAGATACTTTTAGATGCTATTGCAGGCAAGGAAACGGAACGTCCGGCTTGGTTGCCGTTTGTGGGGTGCCATGGCGGATACCTGATCGGCAAGACCGCAACGGACTACCTCCAGTCGGCAGAGCTGCTGGTTGAGGGACTCAAGAAAGCAAAATCGCTATATAACCCGGACGGCCTCCCCATCATGTTCGACCTACAGATCGAGGCGGAAATCCTGGGGTGCAACCTGCACTGGGCCGACGAAGTTCCCCCGGCCGTAACCAGCCATCCGCTGGCCATGGGCAAGACGATTGACGAGCTTCCGGAGCTCGATGCCTCCAAGGGCCGCTTCCCGATCGTCACCGTCGCACTGGACACCTTGAAGAAGGATATTGGCGACGACACCGCACTCTACGGCCTGATCTGCGGCCCCTTCACCCTCGCCCTCCACCTGCTGGGCAACGATATTTTCCTCGACATGTACGACGAGGAAGACGAGGTCATCAAGGTCATCACCTACTGTGCGGAAATCTGCAAGAAATCCGCCGACATCTACCTCCAGCACGGTGCCGATGTGATCGGGGTGGTTGATCCGATGACCAGCCAGATTTCGCCCGACCATTTCGAACAGTTTGTGACTCCCGCGATGAATGCGGTCTTCGACCACATTCGAGAACAAGGCGGCATCTCCTCCATCTTTGTCTGCGGCGATGTGACCCGCAATCTGGAAGTGATGACCCAAACCACGGCCGACAATATTTCGGTGGACGAACAGATCAACATGACGCACCTGCGCGAGCTTTGCGAGGCACAGGGGAAATCGTTTGGTGGCAACATCAAGTTGACCGCCGTCCTGCTGCTGGGCGATGAAGACGATGCCAAAATGGAAACACTCGACATCATGAACAAGAGCGGTAACAAAGGATTCATCCTGGCACCGGGGTGCGATCTGCCCTATGCGGTTCCGACCAAGAACCTTCAGGCGGTTTCCGCAATGGTTCACGATGAATATGCGCGCGAGGCCGCCCAGACCTTGCAGGCCAAGGATGCGGACTCGTTCGACGATGTTGAACTGCCGGACTACCACGGCGCACGTGCCGTGGTGGTGGATGTGATTACGCTCGACTCCACCTCCTGCGCGCCTTGCCAATACATGATGGAGGCCGTTCAGAAAGCCGCCGACAAGGCGATGGTCAAGGTATGGATCAACGAACACAAGATCAAGGTGCGCGAGGGTATTGGCATGATGGTTAAGCTCGGCGTGAAAAACCTGCCAACCATCTGCATCAACGGTGAGCCGACGTTTGCCTCGATCATTCCCGACCAGACCACGCTGGTGAAAGCGATCGAAGAAGCTGCGTTGCCGAAAATGACCGTGGAGGTATAA
- a CDS encoding ASKHA domain-containing protein, with protein MAVSIHFEGRTVEVENTGEQLVLELARVAGWHIDAKCGGHGSCASCNVQLGEGHYRVFQEEIKVAAEQRREVLSCQTRVLGDAAEIFLPRNSVISFDGARIADEMDIPPHNFNPRFKEGYGVAVDIGTTTVVAALIDLSTGKVLSRESLYNQQILKADDVVSRISLCNTEGQLEALRALVIDHTLNPLIHKLCAGTQADGNDIVHLAISGNTVMMHIFFGVSPVSIGTIPFKPVSRTFESTAGELGIDTHPGAVVVAVPAISGYVGGDITSDLHVSPPAPPRELSVLIDIGTNGEMVASLDGKMTACATAAGPAFEGAGLLHGARAASRAIDTIKYDENLDFELTVIGEPNPMGICGSAIIDFIADGFRCGLINMMGRFDIDLLKKQQRYEKVCGMHACMLVAPELSATGESITVTEGDIAEILKAKAAIYGGLKSLLAELGKTVQEIDHLVLAGGFAKHINLENAICIGLLPDLPLDHYEVIGNGSLAGAALALLDQDTMQHYLDLIDKPEIVTLNQTDHFTNHFQEALAIPNLETDDFPNVTY; from the coding sequence ATGGCAGTAAGCATTCATTTTGAAGGCCGAACGGTTGAGGTCGAAAACACCGGTGAACAATTGGTTCTCGAACTGGCTCGGGTGGCGGGGTGGCACATTGATGCAAAATGCGGGGGACACGGCTCCTGCGCGAGCTGCAACGTGCAGCTGGGCGAAGGCCACTACCGCGTCTTCCAGGAAGAGATTAAAGTTGCCGCGGAACAACGCAGGGAGGTGCTCTCCTGCCAGACCCGCGTTCTAGGCGACGCCGCTGAAATCTTCCTTCCGCGAAACTCCGTCATCTCGTTCGACGGTGCCCGCATCGCCGACGAAATGGATATTCCACCCCACAACTTCAACCCGCGCTTCAAGGAAGGATATGGCGTTGCGGTCGATATTGGAACCACCACCGTGGTGGCCGCCCTCATTGATCTCTCGACCGGAAAAGTGCTCAGTCGTGAATCGCTCTACAACCAGCAAATCCTAAAGGCCGACGATGTGGTCTCCCGCATTTCGCTCTGCAATACCGAGGGGCAGCTCGAGGCACTGCGGGCATTGGTGATCGACCACACGCTCAATCCGCTCATCCACAAGCTTTGCGCCGGCACCCAAGCCGACGGCAACGACATTGTTCACCTCGCCATTTCCGGCAATACGGTGATGATGCATATTTTCTTCGGCGTATCGCCGGTCAGCATCGGAACCATTCCGTTCAAACCGGTCAGCCGCACCTTCGAAAGCACGGCCGGCGAACTAGGCATCGACACCCATCCCGGCGCCGTGGTCGTAGCCGTCCCGGCCATTTCCGGCTATGTCGGTGGCGACATCACATCCGACCTTCATGTTTCCCCGCCCGCCCCTCCTAGGGAGTTATCCGTACTGATCGACATTGGAACCAACGGGGAAATGGTTGCCAGCTTGGATGGAAAAATGACCGCCTGCGCCACTGCGGCGGGCCCCGCCTTTGAAGGTGCCGGACTTCTGCATGGGGCCCGGGCCGCCAGCCGGGCGATCGATACCATCAAATATGATGAAAACCTCGATTTCGAACTAACCGTTATTGGCGAACCCAACCCGATGGGGATTTGCGGCTCCGCCATCATCGACTTCATTGCCGACGGTTTCCGGTGCGGGCTCATCAATATGATGGGCCGTTTTGACATTGATCTTTTGAAAAAACAACAACGCTATGAAAAGGTCTGCGGCATGCATGCCTGCATGCTCGTGGCCCCGGAACTCTCGGCGACCGGCGAATCAATCACTGTCACCGAGGGCGACATTGCCGAAATCCTAAAAGCCAAGGCGGCCATTTATGGCGGACTAAAGTCGCTACTGGCGGAACTTGGCAAGACCGTGCAGGAAATCGACCACCTGGTTCTTGCGGGCGGTTTCGCAAAACACATCAACCTCGAAAACGCCATTTGCATCGGCTTGCTTCCCGACCTCCCGCTCGACCACTATGAAGTGATCGGAAACGGCTCCCTTGCCGGTGCCGCCCTCGCACTCCTTGATCAGGACACCATGCAGCACTACCTGGACTTGATCGATAAACCCGAAATCGTGACCCTCAACCAGACCGACCATTTCACCAACCACTTCCAGGAGGCCCTCGCCATCCCCAACCTCGAAACCGACGACTTCCCTAACGTGACATATTAA
- a CDS encoding DUF1638 domain-containing protein, with amino-acid sequence MEFLLEQSPHEIEVEFLQKGLHDIPTEEMLKRIQAQVDAASEHDYDAILLGYGLCNNGLVGLKARDIQLVLPRAHDCITLFLGSRQRYREYFDANPGTYFKTTGWIERDEVADELKPLSIPNQTGMDMTYEELVEQYGEDNAEFLWEELCNTERNYSQITFVEMGVEPDDRFEKIAQEEAASKNWNYEKVAGNLTLIQRLLNGNWNEEDFLTVPPNATISADHSEQIVKLRQA; translated from the coding sequence ATGGAGTTCCTACTGGAGCAGTCGCCCCACGAGATCGAGGTGGAGTTTCTGCAAAAGGGATTGCACGACATTCCCACGGAAGAAATGCTCAAGCGCATCCAGGCGCAGGTCGATGCCGCCTCGGAGCATGACTACGACGCCATCCTGCTCGGCTACGGCCTGTGCAACAACGGACTCGTTGGCCTGAAGGCGCGCGACATCCAGTTGGTACTCCCGCGCGCGCACGACTGCATTACCCTGTTCCTGGGAAGCCGCCAACGCTACCGCGAATATTTCGACGCCAACCCCGGTACCTATTTCAAGACCACGGGCTGGATCGAACGCGACGAAGTCGCAGACGAACTCAAGCCACTCTCCATCCCCAACCAAACGGGCATGGACATGACCTACGAAGAACTCGTTGAACAGTATGGCGAAGACAACGCCGAATTCCTGTGGGAAGAACTCTGCAACACCGAAAGAAACTATTCCCAAATCACCTTCGTCGAAATGGGCGTCGAACCCGACGACCGCTTCGAAAAGATTGCCCAGGAAGAAGCCGCCTCGAAAAACTGGAACTATGAAAAAGTTGCTGGAAACCTCACCCTAATCCAACGCCTCCTGAACGGTAACTGGAACGAGGAAGACTTCCTCACCGTCCCCCCCAACGCCACCATATCCGCCGATCACTCGGAACAGATTGTTAAACTTCGGCAGGCTTAG
- a CDS encoding type IV toxin-antitoxin system AbiEi family antitoxin domain-containing protein, protein MDYPYVLHTKTMKAYLDQYIEELLSLGRYTFARSELDGRFGVGDAAIRQCLQRLMRVGSVRSIRSGFHVIIPPEYRSRGMLPPEMFIDDFMKHLGRSYYVGLLSAAALHGAAHQQPQSFSTIITKPSIRPVQSNGINLIFPVKSAMPLNGIDQKKSAAGFFRVSSPELTAIDLLSYLRLVGGVSSVVQVVEELIELMSEERLGRIAEGTAKTAPLQRLGYMLEEVFGEKELANVLLRELAKRDYFHIPLTPGGRLSKCPVNSKWKIKINENLEGEL, encoded by the coding sequence ATGGATTATCCATACGTTTTGCATACAAAAACCATGAAGGCGTATTTAGACCAATATATTGAAGAACTACTGTCCCTTGGGCGTTACACATTTGCCCGCTCCGAATTGGACGGGCGGTTCGGTGTTGGCGATGCCGCGATCAGGCAGTGTCTTCAGCGCCTCATGCGAGTGGGAAGCGTTCGATCAATTCGAAGCGGATTCCATGTCATTATTCCGCCTGAATACAGAAGCCGCGGGATGCTACCTCCCGAAATGTTTATCGACGATTTTATGAAGCATCTTGGTCGATCCTATTATGTTGGATTGCTTTCTGCCGCCGCCTTGCACGGGGCGGCGCACCAGCAACCTCAGAGTTTTTCAACCATCATTACCAAGCCCTCCATCCGACCCGTTCAGTCCAACGGTATAAACCTTATATTTCCAGTTAAATCCGCCATGCCATTAAACGGTATTGATCAAAAAAAATCCGCGGCTGGATTTTTTCGGGTTTCGTCTCCGGAACTGACGGCAATCGACCTCTTGTCATATCTTCGTCTGGTCGGTGGTGTCTCATCCGTCGTTCAGGTGGTGGAGGAGTTGATTGAGCTAATGAGCGAAGAGAGATTGGGGCGAATTGCAGAAGGAACCGCCAAAACCGCACCCTTGCAGCGGCTTGGCTATATGCTTGAAGAGGTGTTTGGCGAGAAGGAACTGGCCAATGTTCTACTAAGGGAATTGGCTAAGCGCGATTATTTCCATATTCCGCTTACTCCGGGCGGGAGGCTTTCCAAATGCCCGGTTAACTCAAAATGGAAAATTAAAATCAATGAGAATTTGGAGGGTGAACTATGA
- a CDS encoding formate--tetrahydrofolate ligase gives MKLDPTQMADWQIAEAAEQNIKPIQEIAAKLGLQEGELIPMGRNVAKIDYNTTWNRVKDLVPGKYVDVTAISPTPLGEGKTTTTMGLVEGLAKIGKKPVGAIRQPSGGPTFNIKGSAAGGGLAQCIPLAPFSLGLTGDIDAITNAHNLCMVALTARMQHENNYDDERLAQIGIPRLDIDPDRVQMKWAMDFCAQSLRNITIGKGGPMDGYEMESGFQITVSSEIMAILAVASSLRDLRERIGRMVVAYSRSGAEVTTADLEVDGAMTAIMLEAINPTLVQTIEGNPVLVHAGPFANIAIGQSSVIADMLGTRMGDYLITESGFGADIGYEKFWNLKCRYSGLKPDAVVIVATVRALKMHGGGPEVKPGKPLDAAYTDEDLELLEAGCSNLIAHIEIVKKSGATPVVCINGFYTDTPAEHELVRKISEANGARCAVSEHWLKGGEGAVELAQAVVAACEEEHAFAHLYNLDLPLKDRVEKIATEIYGADGVEWSDEAEEKINLFQADPDVSKMGMCMVKTHLSLSHDPDLKGAPKGWILPIRDVLIYKGAGFVVPVAGAIKLLPGTGSNPGFRKIDVDVDTGKVTGLF, from the coding sequence ATGAAACTAGACCCGACCCAGATGGCCGACTGGCAAATTGCCGAGGCGGCAGAACAAAACATTAAACCCATCCAGGAAATTGCAGCCAAACTCGGACTGCAGGAAGGCGAGCTGATCCCCATGGGACGCAATGTCGCCAAGATCGACTACAACACGACCTGGAACCGCGTGAAGGATCTTGTTCCGGGAAAGTATGTCGATGTAACCGCCATCAGCCCCACCCCGCTCGGCGAAGGAAAGACCACCACAACTATGGGGTTGGTGGAAGGCCTGGCCAAGATTGGAAAGAAACCCGTCGGCGCCATCCGGCAGCCTAGCGGCGGCCCGACCTTCAACATCAAGGGCTCCGCCGCCGGCGGAGGCCTGGCGCAGTGCATCCCGCTGGCCCCCTTCTCGCTGGGTCTCACCGGCGATATCGATGCCATCACCAACGCGCATAACCTCTGCATGGTGGCGCTCACCGCCCGTATGCAGCACGAAAACAACTACGACGACGAGCGCCTGGCCCAAATCGGGATCCCTCGCCTTGATATCGATCCCGATCGCGTGCAGATGAAATGGGCCATGGATTTTTGTGCGCAATCGCTGCGCAATATTACCATCGGCAAGGGAGGCCCTATGGACGGCTACGAAATGGAATCGGGATTCCAGATCACGGTCTCCAGCGAAATCATGGCCATCCTTGCCGTCGCCAGCAGCCTCAGGGATCTACGCGAACGCATCGGCCGGATGGTCGTGGCCTACAGCCGCTCCGGCGCGGAAGTCACCACCGCCGACCTCGAAGTCGATGGCGCCATGACGGCCATTATGCTCGAGGCCATCAACCCCACCCTGGTGCAGACCATCGAAGGCAATCCGGTGTTGGTGCATGCCGGCCCGTTTGCCAACATTGCCATTGGCCAGAGTTCGGTGATTGCCGACATGCTGGGAACACGCATGGGCGATTATCTCATCACCGAGAGTGGCTTTGGCGCCGACATTGGCTATGAAAAATTCTGGAACCTCAAGTGCCGTTATTCCGGACTCAAGCCCGATGCGGTCGTGATTGTTGCCACCGTACGCGCGCTCAAGATGCACGGCGGCGGTCCGGAGGTTAAACCGGGCAAACCACTCGATGCGGCCTATACCGACGAAGACCTCGAGCTGCTCGAGGCTGGATGCTCCAACCTGATTGCCCATATCGAGATCGTGAAGAAGAGCGGCGCCACCCCCGTGGTTTGCATCAATGGTTTTTACACCGACACACCGGCCGAGCACGAGCTGGTTCGCAAAATCTCCGAGGCCAACGGTGCGCGTTGCGCGGTTTCCGAGCATTGGCTCAAGGGCGGTGAAGGGGCGGTTGAGTTGGCGCAAGCCGTGGTGGCCGCCTGCGAAGAAGAGCATGCCTTTGCCCATCTCTACAACCTCGACCTTCCACTCAAGGATCGAGTTGAAAAGATTGCCACCGAAATCTATGGCGCGGACGGCGTGGAGTGGTCGGACGAAGCCGAAGAAAAGATCAATCTCTTCCAGGCCGATCCGGATGTCTCGAAAATGGGCATGTGCATGGTGAAGACCCATCTGAGTCTGTCGCACGATCCCGACCTCAAGGGCGCGCCCAAGGGATGGATCCTGCCGATCCGCGATGTGCTCATCTATAAGGGCGCCGGGTTCGTGGTGCCGGTTGCCGGTGCGATCAAACTGCTTCCGGGCACCGGATCCAATCCGGGGTTCCGCAAAATCGACGTCGATGTCGATACAGGAAAGGTGACAGGATTGTTTTAA
- a CDS encoding IS3 family transposase (programmed frameshift), with protein sequence MGRKRRTFTDKFKAKVAIDAIKGMKTLAELASEYQVHPNQISDWKKQLLSNAPELFASGKKKQSQTEEELTAPLYEEIGRLKMDVKWLKKAMSLPLSTRRSWVEPGTDYSVRRQCRLAGVPRSGFYYDPTPETAENLLLMRLIDEQYLRHPEFGYPRMTDWLRDQDYDVNHKRVARLMQLMGIQAITPGPHTSKPAPGHKIYPYLLRNVDIERVNQVWSTDITYIPMRQGYMYLSAVIDWYSRYVLAWELSSTMESTFCVDALECALTQGKPDIFNTDQGSQFTSNAFTGVLLNENITISMDGRGRALDNVFIERLWWSVKYEKIYPACYADGHALYRGLESYFDYYNHERKHSALDKRTPAEVFMGGAVRT encoded by the exons ATGGGAAGAAAACGAAGAACATTCACGGACAAGTTTAAGGCCAAGGTGGCGATTGATGCCATCAAGGGCATGAAGACATTGGCGGAGCTGGCATCGGAATATCAGGTCCATCCGAACCAGATCTCGGATTGGAAAAAGCAGTTGCTCTCGAATGCCCCGGAGCTTTTTGCATCGGGCAAAAAAAAGCAGTCTCAAACGGAAGAAGAGCTTACGGCTCCACTTTACGAAGAGATCGGGCGTCTGAAGATGGACGTGAAGTGGCTC AAAAAAGCTATGAGCCTGCCCCTTTCAACGCGCCGCAGCTGGGTGGAGCCCGGCACTGATTATTCGGTTCGGCGGCAGTGTAGGCTCGCAGGCGTCCCCAGATCGGGCTTCTACTATGACCCCACCCCGGAAACGGCGGAGAATCTGCTCTTGATGCGTTTGATCGACGAGCAGTATCTGCGGCATCCGGAGTTCGGCTATCCACGCATGACGGACTGGTTGCGTGATCAAGACTATGATGTCAATCACAAGCGGGTCGCCCGCCTCATGCAGCTGATGGGGATTCAGGCCATCACGCCGGGGCCGCACACAAGCAAGCCCGCCCCGGGGCACAAGATCTACCCGTATTTGCTGCGCAATGTGGACATTGAGCGGGTGAATCAGGTTTGGAGTACGGACATCACCTACATCCCGATGCGGCAGGGATACATGTACCTGAGCGCTGTAATCGACTGGTACAGCCGCTATGTGCTCGCCTGGGAGCTTTCAAGCACCATGGAGAGTACGTTCTGCGTTGATGCGCTCGAGTGTGCGCTGACGCAGGGCAAGCCGGATATATTCAACACCGACCAAGGAAGCCAGTTCACCTCGAACGCCTTTACCGGCGTCCTGTTAAACGAAAACATCACCATCAGCATGGACGGGCGAGGAAGGGCGCTGGACAACGTATTCATCGAACGGTTGTGGTGGTCGGTGAAGTACGAGAAAATCTACCCCGCATGCTATGCCGACGGGCATGCGTTGTATCGGGGACTCGAGAGCTACTTTGACTATTACAATCACGAGAGGAAGCACAGCGCTCTGGACAAACGAACCCCCGCCGAGGTATTCATGGGAGGAGCAGTCAGAACATGA
- a CDS encoding CobW family GTP-binding protein, whose protein sequence is MIPICLITGFLGTGKTTLLKRIVEENRDRKWIYLVNEFSALDVDGAIVSEENPDVVSIPGGSIFCKCLVTEFIGQMTKIHEQHPDAEGVVIEASGMADPRVIADMLKETKLDAHFELNNIVSIVEPRSFLRLIHTLPNIIHQVEAADLVLLNKCDLFEEAQLVETEQAVGNIKPGSHLRRCEHAAIDFPVFEQTASHNDLHGEYAKCRDPRYSAFALDLPSSTDPRIFMDLINENEDAVYRVKGYVPTEDKPVYFDYSKAGFSITAAMPRSSYGLAWICKGEETERIERLAKEALEM, encoded by the coding sequence ATGATTCCCATTTGCTTGATTACCGGATTCCTGGGAACGGGAAAGACGACGCTGCTGAAACGCATCGTGGAGGAAAACCGCGACCGGAAATGGATCTATCTGGTGAACGAATTCTCGGCGCTGGATGTGGATGGAGCCATTGTTTCGGAGGAAAACCCCGACGTGGTTTCCATTCCGGGCGGGAGCATCTTCTGCAAGTGTCTCGTTACCGAGTTCATCGGCCAAATGACGAAGATCCATGAACAGCATCCGGATGCGGAGGGCGTGGTGATCGAGGCGAGCGGCATGGCCGATCCGCGGGTCATCGCCGACATGCTGAAGGAGACGAAGCTGGATGCGCACTTCGAGTTGAACAACATTGTGAGCATCGTGGAACCGCGCAGTTTCCTTCGCCTGATCCACACCCTGCCGAATATTATCCACCAGGTGGAAGCGGCCGACCTCGTCTTGCTGAACAAGTGCGATCTGTTCGAAGAGGCTCAACTGGTTGAAACCGAGCAAGCCGTCGGGAACATCAAGCCCGGATCACACCTGCGCAGGTGTGAACATGCGGCCATCGACTTTCCCGTCTTCGAGCAAACGGCATCGCACAACGACCTGCACGGGGAATATGCCAAGTGCCGCGATCCGCGCTATTCGGCCTTTGCCCTCGACCTACCCTCCTCCACCGATCCCCGGATCTTCATGGATCTAATCAACGAAAACGAAGATGCGGTTTATCGGGTGAAGGGATACGTGCCTACCGAAGACAAGCCCGTCTATTTTGACTATTCAAAGGCAGGGTTTTCCATCACCGCCGCCATGCCTCGCTCTTCCTACGGGCTGGCCTGGATTTGCAAAGGGGAAGAAACCGAACGCATTGAGCGACTGGCGAAAGAGGCTTTGGAAATGTAG
- a CDS encoding response regulator transcription factor, with the protein MAHLIQPHLEQAWKHWKQTRSLKLELGVLKDAIFQSEEQEVAAALLRRTIDSLPPRQREVVELVAAGMDNPANCRCVENICSHRAKTP; encoded by the coding sequence ATGGCTCACCTCATCCAACCGCATCTGGAACAGGCGTGGAAACACTGGAAACAAACCCGCTCGTTGAAGCTGGAACTGGGTGTGCTTAAGGATGCGATCTTCCAGTCGGAGGAACAAGAGGTGGCGGCAGCACTACTGCGCAGGACGATTGACTCGTTGCCCCCGCGCCAGCGGGAAGTCGTTGAGCTGGTCGCCGCCGGAATGGACAACCCGGCAAATTGCCGATGCGTTGAAAATATCTGTTCGCACCGTGCAAAAACACCTTGA
- a CDS encoding corrinoid protein, which translates to MARNEELFEAVLKGKRKDVAALVQTEIDAGTNVESILMESMVPAMAEIGDRFSRNEAYVPEMLIAARAMQAGLDLLDPLLQEAGHKPIGKVAIGTVKGDLHDIGKNLVAMMLKGAGFEVMDLGVDCDVDKYKEAVGNGAQCVMLSALLTTTMPYMKEVVAGLEGSGAKVLIGGAPVTQDYANEIGADGYSDDANTAVHAAKAILGIAA; encoded by the coding sequence ATGGCAAGAAACGAAGAGTTGTTTGAAGCAGTGCTGAAGGGAAAGCGCAAAGACGTTGCCGCCTTGGTGCAAACGGAAATCGATGCGGGCACGAATGTTGAAAGCATCCTGATGGAATCCATGGTTCCGGCCATGGCGGAAATCGGCGATCGCTTTTCGCGCAACGAAGCCTATGTGCCGGAAATGCTGATTGCCGCCCGCGCCATGCAGGCCGGCCTCGACCTGCTGGATCCGTTGCTCCAGGAAGCCGGCCACAAGCCGATCGGGAAGGTGGCCATCGGAACCGTCAAGGGCGACCTCCACGACATCGGCAAGAACCTGGTTGCCATGATGCTCAAGGGAGCGGGATTCGAAGTGATGGATCTGGGCGTTGATTGCGATGTCGATAAATACAAGGAAGCCGTGGGCAACGGCGCACAGTGCGTGATGCTTAGTGCCCTGCTCACCACCACCATGCCCTACATGAAGGAAGTCGTGGCCGGACTGGAAGGTTCCGGTGCCAAGGTGCTGATCGGTGGCGCACCGGTCACCCAGGACTATGCCAACGAAATCGGCGCCGACGGATATTCCGACGATGCAAACACCGCCGTTCATGCCGCCAAGGCCATTCTCGGCATTGCGGCATAA
- a CDS encoding nucleotidyl transferase AbiEii/AbiGii toxin family protein, whose translation MFRFVTEVEPVIRMRLKVEINCREHQFIFGTIKKNYAVESPWFAGTAGLTTFELEELLATKVRALYQRRKRRDLFDLWYADQHAEIDWPRVMGAFRQIMKNDGTPVTSRQLQLNLEEKVNHPDFFADIRNLLRPELEIELEDMNLNFLGITNE comes from the coding sequence ATCTTCAGGTTCGTGACCGAGGTCGAACCCGTCATCCGCATGCGCCTGAAAGTTGAAATCAACTGCCGGGAGCATCAGTTTATATTTGGAACCATCAAGAAAAACTATGCAGTGGAATCTCCCTGGTTCGCGGGAACGGCCGGTCTCACCACCTTCGAGCTCGAAGAACTCCTCGCAACCAAGGTTCGCGCGCTTTATCAACGACGAAAGAGGCGTGATCTCTTCGATCTTTGGTATGCAGATCAGCATGCCGAAATCGACTGGCCACGTGTTATGGGGGCCTTTCGCCAAATCATGAAAAACGACGGCACCCCCGTCACCAGCCGCCAACTACAGCTCAATCTCGAGGAGAAGGTCAACCACCCCGACTTTTTCGCCGATATCCGAAACCTGTTGAGGCCGGAACTCGAAATAGAGCTTGAGGACATGAACCTGAATTTTCTTGGGATTACGAATGAATAA